The following proteins are co-located in the Pedobacter sp. FW305-3-2-15-E-R2A2 genome:
- a CDS encoding HipA N-terminal domain-containing protein: protein MMNRAKVYYDKTLAGYLEKTDFGYRFSYDSTYLKQPEAKPVSLTLPISNDPYNSNILFPFFDGLIPEGWLLNIAKEYWNFKSNDRFELLATLCRDTIGAVTVIGEEEGNE, encoded by the coding sequence ATGATGAACAGAGCAAAGGTATATTATGATAAAACTCTGGCAGGTTATCTTGAAAAAACCGATTTTGGTTATCGCTTTTCATATGACAGCACCTACCTTAAACAACCGGAAGCTAAGCCGGTAAGTCTTACCTTACCAATTTCTAATGATCCTTATAACAGTAATATTCTATTCCCCTTTTTTGATGGACTGATCCCAGAAGGGTGGCTTTTAAATATTGCAAAGGAATATTGGAATTTTAAAAGCAATGATCGTTTTGAACTATTGGCTACGCTATGCAGGGACACTATTGGTGCTGTAACGGTTATCGGAGAGGAGGAGGGAAATGAATAA
- a CDS encoding SDR family NAD(P)-dependent oxidoreductase: protein MSRLKNKVAVITGGNSGIGFGIAQEFKNEGAVGAIVGRNQETLDRSVAQLGDNFIAINADVTNLADLERVFKETAEKFGKIDVIAANAGGGAVGTVADIGEADYDKTMDLNLKSVYFTVHKALPYMNDGGSIILIGSNAAHRAYPNFTLYGAAKAAVIFFAKAFSSDLLGRKIRANVITPGTTDTPAFEKFVPLEQIEAIKKTLCR from the coding sequence ATGAGTAGATTAAAAAACAAAGTAGCAGTCATTACAGGTGGTAATAGTGGCATTGGGTTTGGCATTGCCCAAGAATTTAAAAATGAAGGTGCTGTGGGAGCTATTGTCGGCAGAAACCAAGAAACTTTAGATCGTTCGGTGGCTCAGCTTGGCGATAATTTTATAGCCATAAATGCCGATGTAACCAACCTTGCCGATCTGGAAAGAGTGTTTAAGGAAACAGCTGAAAAATTTGGTAAAATAGACGTGATTGCAGCCAATGCAGGTGGTGGAGCTGTAGGAACCGTGGCTGATATTGGCGAAGCCGACTACGACAAGACAATGGATTTGAACCTGAAAAGTGTTTACTTTACTGTTCATAAAGCACTGCCTTATATGAATGATGGTGGTTCTATTATTCTTATCGGGTCAAATGCAGCACATCGGGCATATCCAAATTTTACGCTTTATGGTGCTGCAAAAGCGGCTGTAATCTTTTTTGCTAAAGCATTTTCAAGCGACCTTTTAGGCAGAAAAATCAGGGCAAACGTAATCACACCAGGTACAACAGATACACCAGCATTTGAAAAGTTTGTTCCCTTAGAACAAATTGAAGCTATAAAAAAAACACTTTGCAGGTGA
- a CDS encoding AraC family transcriptional regulator, whose product MKRKENISDFHSRHGWEYPKNRQFNVYNREEFSCDSTSLPPNRRDFYKISMITRGTGILSYADKVIRINKPSITFFNPLIPYSWEPTSNDKAGYFCLFTEDFINQSLKSESLSHSPLFKIGGNHLFFPKIESIELLKGIFENMFLEIRSGYAHKYELLRSYVQIIMHEAMKIQPADTFYQPVNSAERITTMFLELLELQFPVDSPTQTLKLKTAKEFALQLNIHTNTLNRVLKESTGKTTTEWIANRIANEAKALLQFSNWDITEIAYSLGFEYSANFIIFFRKQTNTTPLKYRKTLCTPISKL is encoded by the coding sequence ATGAAAAGAAAAGAGAATATAAGCGATTTTCATAGCCGACATGGATGGGAATACCCTAAAAATAGACAATTCAACGTGTATAACAGAGAAGAATTTTCTTGTGATAGTACATCCCTGCCACCCAACCGTAGGGATTTTTATAAAATATCTATGATCACAAGAGGTACTGGAATATTAAGCTATGCTGATAAAGTCATCAGGATTAATAAACCATCCATTACCTTCTTTAACCCTTTAATTCCCTACTCGTGGGAGCCTACTTCGAACGATAAGGCCGGCTATTTCTGTCTGTTTACTGAGGATTTCATAAACCAAAGCCTTAAAAGTGAGAGTCTTTCACATTCACCTTTATTTAAGATAGGAGGCAATCATTTGTTTTTTCCTAAAATAGAAAGTATTGAGTTATTAAAAGGTATTTTTGAAAACATGTTCCTTGAGATCCGTTCCGGATACGCTCATAAATATGAATTATTAAGAAGCTACGTGCAGATCATTATGCATGAAGCAATGAAAATACAACCTGCAGATACATTTTATCAGCCAGTCAATTCAGCAGAGCGTATCACTACTATGTTCCTGGAACTGTTAGAACTGCAGTTTCCTGTTGACTCCCCTACACAAACTTTGAAACTCAAAACAGCTAAAGAATTTGCTTTGCAGCTCAATATACATACCAATACGCTGAACAGAGTTTTGAAAGAAAGCACAGGTAAAACTACCACGGAATGGATTGCCAATAGAATTGCTAACGAGGCAAAAGCGTTATTACAGTTCAGTAATTGGGATATAACAGAAATTGCCTATAGCCTGGGTTTTGAATATTCGGCCAATTTTATCATTTTTTTTAGGAAGCAAACAAATACAACCCCTTTAAAGTACAGGAAAACTCTCTGTACACCTATTTCCAAACTATAA
- a CDS encoding HipA domain-containing protein yields MFGITELPVLTLDKDLLNDLAKTTVNNRISVTGVQPKLSVELEDVKGAEKRLTIVGLWGNYILKPQNIHYEQMPEVEDLTMHLAEIFKLNTCQHCLLKASDGQMVYIAKRFDREKGQKIHMEDFCQIGEFQTEQKYNSSYERCGKLITKYCTNSGLDLVNYFELLVFSFLSGNNDMHMKNFSVLHRQDQILLSPAYDLINSNLINPKDKEDVALSLNGKKKKLSRKDFEMLASVLKISDKMLKRILDKYCKNTDKVFKLIDQSFLSNEYKTDYKNIWTEKLNRLK; encoded by the coding sequence ATGTTTGGAATAACTGAACTACCTGTGTTGACTTTAGATAAGGACCTGCTTAATGACCTTGCAAAAACAACGGTTAACAATAGAATTTCAGTAACTGGCGTACAGCCTAAGCTTTCGGTTGAACTTGAAGATGTAAAAGGAGCTGAAAAACGGCTTACTATTGTTGGACTATGGGGGAATTATATCTTAAAGCCACAGAATATTCACTATGAACAAATGCCAGAAGTAGAAGATCTGACTATGCACCTGGCAGAAATATTTAAACTGAATACCTGTCAGCACTGTTTGCTTAAAGCTTCTGATGGCCAGATGGTATATATTGCTAAAAGATTTGATAGAGAAAAAGGACAAAAAATACATATGGAGGATTTCTGTCAGATTGGAGAATTCCAGACAGAACAGAAATATAATAGTTCATACGAACGTTGCGGAAAACTGATAACTAAATATTGTACAAACTCTGGATTGGATTTGGTTAACTATTTCGAGCTGTTGGTATTTTCTTTCCTATCTGGGAATAATGATATGCATATGAAGAATTTTTCTGTACTCCATCGACAAGATCAGATCCTTCTTTCTCCAGCTTATGATCTAATCAACAGCAACTTGATTAATCCAAAAGATAAGGAAGATGTTGCGCTTAGCTTGAATGGTAAAAAGAAGAAGCTCAGTAGGAAGGATTTTGAAATGTTAGCTAGTGTCTTAAAGATTTCGGATAAAATGCTTAAAAGGATATTGGATAAGTATTGCAAAAATACAGATAAGGTATTCAAATTAATAGATCAGTCATTTCTTAGTAATGAATATAAAACCGATTATAAAAACATTTGGACTGAAAAACTCAATCGGTTAAAGTAA
- a CDS encoding AraC family transcriptional regulator, which yields MAGFDKEVQITYISSVNKALQFMDENLDTNLSLETVSKVACFSPFHFHRIFKAITNETLNSYINRKRIEKVASVLIHKPEVSITELSLLFGFNSNSSLTRAFKKYYSISPSEFRKQKSSRFSKISQIESKNGQERVVFEEYICSINNLKNWIEMNAKIEIREIANLELAYVTSIGEQGITTAYDTLVKWATPLELLKNPDTKMVTIYHDSFKTTNPEKVRLSACITLTAPLKVSGNIGRTSIEKGKFIVGSFVIGLNEFEKSWNSLFVWMAENGYKKADRDPFEIYHNDYRVHPEKKCIVDYFIPIL from the coding sequence ATGGCAGGTTTTGATAAAGAGGTGCAGATAACCTATATCAGCAGCGTTAATAAGGCGTTGCAATTTATGGATGAAAATCTTGACACAAATTTGTCTCTGGAAACGGTTTCAAAAGTTGCCTGTTTTTCCCCGTTTCATTTTCACAGGATATTCAAAGCCATTACAAATGAGACGTTAAATTCTTACATCAATAGAAAGAGAATCGAAAAGGTAGCCTCTGTTTTAATACACAAACCAGAAGTAAGTATTACCGAGCTTTCACTTCTATTCGGTTTTAATAGTAATTCTTCTCTTACAAGAGCTTTTAAAAAATATTACAGTATAAGCCCATCTGAATTCCGTAAACAAAAAAGCAGCAGGTTTAGCAAGATCAGTCAAATTGAAAGCAAGAATGGACAAGAGCGGGTAGTCTTTGAGGAATACATTTGCAGCATTAATAATCTTAAAAATTGGATCGAAATGAATGCAAAAATTGAAATCAGGGAAATAGCTAATTTAGAATTGGCTTATGTGACAAGCATTGGAGAACAGGGAATTACTACAGCTTATGACACGTTAGTCAAATGGGCAACCCCATTGGAATTGTTAAAGAATCCCGACACAAAAATGGTCACTATTTATCACGATAGTTTTAAAACCACAAATCCCGAAAAAGTTAGACTAAGTGCTTGCATTACGCTAACTGCCCCCCTGAAGGTATCAGGAAATATTGGAAGAACCTCCATTGAAAAAGGAAAATTTATTGTTGGAAGTTTTGTAATCGGCTTAAATGAGTTTGAAAAATCCTGGAATAGCCTTTTTGTATGGATGGCCGAAAATGGATATAAAAAGGCTGATAGAGATCCTTTTGAGATATATCATAATGATTACAGAGTACATCCTGAGAAAAAATGTATTGTAGATTATTTTATACCGATTTTGTAA
- a CDS encoding SDR family oxidoreductase, whose translation MPIGRIGQPSDIGKAAVFLASDDSSFILGAEILVDGGMTYLSK comes from the coding sequence ATGCCGATAGGCAGGATTGGGCAGCCATCTGACATTGGTAAAGCAGCAGTATTTTTAGCTTCTGATGATTCTTCGTTTATTCTTGGTGCCGAAATCTTGGTTGATGGTGGTATGACCTATTTGTCTAAGTAA
- a CDS encoding helix-turn-helix domain-containing protein yields the protein MGCKIEEFQQEQKKRMRAVQDSMDVLNGKWKISIISSICCYGKRRFSDILNDIEGISNRMLSKELKELEINQLVKRTVLDTQPITVQYELTEHGDTLQTIISNLTDWGIVHRKKIVGK from the coding sequence ATGGGGTGTAAAATAGAAGAGTTTCAGCAGGAACAAAAGAAAAGAATGAGAGCCGTTCAAGATTCAATGGACGTGCTAAATGGGAAATGGAAGATTTCTATTATCTCATCTATTTGCTGTTACGGTAAAAGGCGATTTTCCGATATTTTGAATGATATAGAAGGGATTTCCAACAGGATGTTGAGCAAAGAATTAAAGGAGTTGGAAATAAACCAGTTGGTAAAACGAACCGTTTTAGATACACAACCTATAACGGTTCAGTATGAACTTACGGAACACGGCGATACGCTGCAAACCATCATCAGCAATCTTACGGATTGGGGAATTGTACACCGAAAAAAGATAGTCGGGAAATAA
- a CDS encoding alpha/beta hydrolase-fold protein, whose protein sequence is MMDFYIWCLGLLNQRINIKTIELTVTETRFSEISSKSSFFILHAHKFYAMENNKTIFKEEAATQKNVPSLGVNLEEIIPSFQTVFPQTRYFEIDSRIAGNRFSAWVTVPAGYDQQKSESFPIVYQIDANLYFPSTAPFHLATHGDVMSTLRPFILVSIGYSQEESHRWDWLRVRDLVPSGDVVPEIFYQTLDGTVQTGIMSQEESEVYRAMFAKPAGDKYLSFLENELHPLLTQIFQIDQNDVGLWGFSYGGLFTSYVALKRSNLFKNIGAGSPGIVGKDSYIFKLYDEAIASKMDFSGRRLHVTLGARELSSPGPYQWLTARGTSELLAQTSLQPLPGMQVSSEIIPLETHLTGGVLAWFSFLRAFYSKS, encoded by the coding sequence ATGATGGATTTCTATATTTGGTGCTTAGGCCTTTTAAATCAAAGGATTAACATAAAAACGATAGAACTGACGGTAACTGAAACGCGTTTCTCAGAAATCTCGAGCAAAAGCAGTTTTTTTATATTGCACGCACATAAATTTTATGCCATGGAAAACAATAAAACAATTTTTAAAGAAGAAGCGGCAACGCAAAAAAATGTACCATCCCTAGGGGTAAATCTAGAAGAAATTATACCTTCATTCCAAACGGTTTTTCCACAGACCCGTTACTTCGAGATAGATTCCAGAATTGCTGGAAACCGTTTCTCTGCGTGGGTCACTGTACCAGCTGGATACGACCAACAAAAGAGTGAATCATTTCCGATCGTCTATCAAATAGACGCAAACCTATATTTTCCCTCGACTGCACCGTTCCATCTCGCCACCCATGGAGATGTTATGTCAACCTTACGGCCATTCATTTTGGTTTCCATAGGTTATTCCCAGGAAGAAAGTCACAGATGGGATTGGCTCCGTGTTAGGGATTTGGTACCTTCTGGAGACGTCGTCCCAGAAATCTTTTATCAAACTTTGGATGGTACCGTTCAGACAGGCATTATGTCGCAGGAAGAGAGTGAAGTATATCGGGCAATGTTTGCTAAGCCTGCTGGTGATAAGTATCTAAGTTTTTTGGAAAACGAACTTCATCCCCTTTTAACACAAATCTTTCAAATCGATCAAAATGACGTAGGCCTTTGGGGGTTCTCTTATGGAGGGCTTTTTACGTCTTACGTGGCCCTTAAGCGTTCCAATCTCTTCAAAAATATTGGAGCGGGAAGCCCAGGTATTGTTGGCAAGGATAGCTATATCTTCAAACTCTATGACGAGGCTATAGCTTCCAAAATGGATTTTTCCGGCAGACGTCTGCATGTGACATTGGGCGCTCGTGAATTATCCTCCCCAGGTCCTTACCAATGGCTTACAGCGCGGGGGACGAGTGAGCTGCTTGCCCAAACCTCATTACAACCGTTGCCAGGTATGCAAGTTTCTAGTGAAATCATTCCATTGGAAACTCACCTAACTGGCGGTGTTCTTGCGTGGTTTAGCTTTCTGCGGGCATTTTACAGCAAGTCCTAG
- a CDS encoding MFS transporter, giving the protein MESENLCKKNSTGAKVSDVSLFNKDNTQPISPAWTAVFSLTMGVFGLLTAEYLPASLLTPMASELGLSEAVAGQTVTVTAIAALFSGLLLPGLTRSLDKRIVLLSFSALMIVSNLFVAFSSSIIVLLLMRTLLGIALGGFWAMAAAVAMRLVPLKLVPRALSIIFSGIAVGTVVSVPLGSYLGGLFGWRSAFYAAAAVGIVTLVFQWFTLPNLPSQQAAKSTTVLKVLLRPGIIVGMLGCVLAHMGHYSLFTYVRPFLEDTIRIGADGIAMMLLGFGAANFAGTLLAGWLMEYSLRWTLIIMPILVGVVALFLVLLPPSFTGHALLIAVWGMAFGGVPVAWSTWVSTAVPDEAESAGGMVVAAVQGAIAAGAAMGGLLFNYAGISGVFVTAGISMILAGVFIALLVKVKAIRKDTRRAVVSHH; this is encoded by the coding sequence ATGGAAAGTGAAAATCTATGTAAAAAAAATAGTACTGGTGCTAAGGTATCAGATGTCAGCCTTTTTAATAAGGATAATACTCAACCGATCTCTCCGGCATGGACAGCGGTTTTCTCGCTAACAATGGGCGTCTTTGGATTATTAACAGCGGAGTACCTGCCTGCCAGTCTGCTAACACCGATGGCTTCAGAACTAGGGCTTTCAGAAGCGGTAGCAGGTCAGACGGTAACTGTGACCGCGATAGCTGCATTATTTTCCGGACTGTTGCTACCCGGACTTACACGATCTTTAGACAAAAGGATCGTATTGCTCAGCTTTTCTGCTTTGATGATCGTCTCTAATCTTTTTGTTGCTTTCTCATCAAGCATAATCGTGCTTTTATTGATGCGTACTTTGCTCGGAATTGCTCTTGGAGGCTTTTGGGCAATGGCAGCAGCAGTAGCAATGCGTCTTGTACCTTTGAAATTGGTGCCACGTGCCTTATCGATAATCTTCAGTGGCATAGCTGTCGGAACTGTGGTCTCTGTGCCTCTGGGTAGCTATTTGGGAGGCTTGTTCGGCTGGCGCAGTGCCTTTTATGCAGCGGCGGCAGTTGGTATAGTGACGTTAGTTTTTCAATGGTTTACTTTGCCAAACCTGCCTTCACAGCAGGCAGCCAAATCTACAACAGTGCTTAAAGTACTGCTGCGTCCGGGCATAATAGTAGGAATGCTGGGCTGCGTGCTGGCACATATGGGCCACTATTCCCTTTTTACTTACGTCCGTCCCTTTTTAGAGGATACAATAAGAATTGGCGCTGATGGAATAGCCATGATGTTGCTGGGCTTTGGAGCAGCGAACTTTGCCGGTACGCTTCTGGCAGGATGGCTCATGGAATACAGTCTGCGCTGGACATTAATAATTATGCCAATTTTGGTTGGAGTTGTAGCATTGTTCTTGGTATTGTTACCACCCTCTTTTACTGGACATGCATTGCTAATTGCCGTCTGGGGAATGGCTTTCGGCGGTGTGCCAGTTGCATGGTCAACGTGGGTGTCCACTGCAGTTCCGGATGAGGCAGAAAGTGCTGGAGGAATGGTTGTAGCAGCAGTACAAGGCGCCATTGCAGCGGGAGCAGCTATGGGCGGATTGCTATTTAATTATGCCGGTATCTCTGGTGTATTCGTCACAGCAGGCATCTCAATGATTTTAGCCGGGGTTTTTATCGCATTGTTAGTTAAGGTCAAAGCTATCCGTAAGGATACTAGAAGAGCGGTTGTATCTCATCATTAA
- a CDS encoding HAD family phosphatase has product MKKIKNIIFDYGNVIFEIDFKRAQTALIQLGITNIEDFFAHKSHHDIFNNFETAAISPAEFRAGIREASSNKEITDEQIDAAWNSLLIGVPPNVHEVLLKVKEKYRTFLLSNNNEIHYNWIVDYLKREFDMPDNSSLFERAYYSQQMFLRKPHVEIFEQVLAENNLDPEETLFIDDSPQHLVGAKQAGMQTLLMTKHPKDLEEVLTEHHIL; this is encoded by the coding sequence ATGAAAAAAATAAAAAATATCATTTTCGATTATGGTAACGTCATCTTCGAAATAGACTTTAAAAGGGCTCAAACAGCTCTAATACAACTTGGTATCACGAATATAGAAGATTTTTTTGCGCATAAAAGTCATCATGATATTTTCAATAATTTTGAGACCGCAGCCATTAGTCCTGCGGAATTTAGGGCCGGAATCCGGGAAGCATCCTCAAATAAAGAGATCACAGACGAACAAATTGATGCTGCATGGAACAGTTTATTGATCGGAGTTCCGCCAAATGTGCATGAAGTATTGTTAAAAGTAAAAGAAAAGTACCGTACCTTTTTGCTGAGCAATAACAATGAAATCCATTACAACTGGATCGTAGATTACCTGAAAAGGGAATTCGACATGCCTGATAACAGCAGTCTGTTTGAAAGGGCTTATTATTCCCAACAGATGTTTCTGAGAAAACCTCATGTAGAGATCTTTGAGCAGGTACTTGCTGAAAACAACCTCGACCCTGAAGAAACCTTATTTATAGACGATAGTCCGCAGCACCTGGTTGGTGCAAAACAAGCCGGTATGCAGACCTTATTAATGACTAAACATCCTAAAGATCTGGAAGAAGTATTAACCGAGCACCATATATTATAA
- a CDS encoding helix-turn-helix transcriptional regulator, with the protein MTPIITFIKERRKALKLSQTDLAFKSGVGLRFVRELEQGKTTLRLDKVNQVLALFGKQVGITDLDHVEEEEN; encoded by the coding sequence ATGACACCAATTATAACATTTATCAAAGAAAGAAGAAAAGCTTTAAAGCTTTCCCAAACCGATCTTGCATTTAAATCTGGTGTGGGTCTTCGCTTTGTTCGTGAATTGGAACAAGGAAAAACTACGCTTCGCTTAGATAAAGTTAATCAGGTACTAGCTCTTTTTGGTAAACAAGTAGGGATTACTGACCTTGATCACGTTGAAGAGGAGGAAAACTAA
- a CDS encoding glucose 1-dehydrogenase, which produces MSKLKNKVAVVTGASKGIGASIAKHFAAEGAKVVVNYASSKEGADKVVKAITDNGGIAIAVQADVSKEADVNRLFEETNKAFGTLDILVNNAVFQQFLPIEQASAEAFHQHFNVNVLGPVLTIQASLKLFDDKGGNIINISSGASKSPMAGVSLYSATKAALDALTISLSKELGAKNIRINSILPGATETEGAASAGVTSGSEYEKMFIANTPLGRRGQPKDIAKAAVFLASDDAAWITGEQISVSGGMYGF; this is translated from the coding sequence ATGAGTAAATTAAAAAACAAAGTAGCGGTAGTTACCGGTGCTTCAAAAGGAATAGGTGCTTCTATCGCCAAACACTTTGCGGCAGAAGGCGCAAAGGTAGTTGTGAATTATGCTTCAAGCAAAGAAGGAGCAGATAAAGTGGTGAAAGCCATAACCGACAATGGAGGTATAGCCATTGCAGTGCAGGCCGATGTATCGAAAGAAGCCGATGTAAACAGGCTGTTTGAAGAAACAAATAAGGCTTTCGGTACGTTGGATATCTTGGTAAACAACGCGGTCTTTCAGCAATTTTTGCCTATTGAACAGGCATCCGCAGAAGCTTTTCATCAGCATTTCAACGTCAATGTTTTGGGGCCTGTACTTACTATTCAGGCATCTTTGAAACTGTTTGACGATAAGGGTGGCAATATCATCAATATTAGTTCGGGTGCAAGCAAATCCCCTATGGCGGGAGTCTCGTTATATTCTGCAACTAAAGCAGCATTAGATGCGCTAACGATTTCTTTGTCTAAAGAACTGGGTGCAAAAAACATCCGTATCAATTCTATTTTGCCCGGTGCTACGGAAACAGAAGGCGCAGCTAGTGCGGGCGTTACTTCTGGCAGTGAGTATGAAAAAATGTTTATTGCCAATACACCGCTTGGCCGCAGAGGTCAACCCAAAGATATTGCGAAAGCTGCGGTATTTCTTGCTTCAGATGATGCAGCCTGGATTACGGGAGAGCAAATTTCCGTTTCGGGTGGTATGTATGGTTTTTAA
- a CDS encoding DUF962 domain-containing protein, translating into MTEKKFKTLKEFYPFYLTEHRNLTSRVLHFIGTGLVVLSVFTGILFHEWRFILATPFLGYGFAWVGHFFFEKNKPATFQYPLFSLASDFLLFWDLLTGNQSFKAK; encoded by the coding sequence ATGACGGAAAAAAAGTTCAAAACTCTGAAAGAATTCTATCCATTCTATTTAACAGAGCATAGAAATTTAACCAGTCGTGTGTTACATTTTATAGGAACAGGCCTGGTTGTCCTTTCTGTATTTACAGGAATCCTGTTTCATGAATGGCGTTTCATTTTAGCGACGCCATTCCTGGGATATGGTTTTGCCTGGGTAGGGCATTTCTTTTTTGAGAAGAACAAACCCGCTACTTTCCAGTATCCCCTCTTCAGCCTGGCCAGCGACTTCCTTTTGTTCTGGGACTTACTCACAGGAAATCAAAGCTTTAAGGCGAAGTAA
- a CDS encoding IS256 family transposase encodes MATQEDFDFESFKKEAIAGLYAGKKMTGTDGVLAPMMKHFLESMMTGELEHHISESKLAGQSNRKNGKSKKTVRSLSSGEFELETGRDRLGTFDPKVVPKRQLIITEELEGNILSMYAMGMSTRAMRDYIQEMYAMDISAAEISRITDSVLPAVQEWRNRPLEAVYPFVFLDCMFFKVRVNGVVETRAIYNILGVDIEGKKDVLGLYTAENEGAKFWLSVLTDLKTRGVEDILIACIDGLKGFPEAVEAVFPKTRVQLCIVHQIRCSMRYVPEKDKKAVMADMKPIYQANNEQLGYEKLLEFEEKWGTKYPLSCKSWLDNWVNLSAFFEYDQGIRKIIYTTNPIEGVHRQIRKITKTKGAFSSEQALMKLMYLVIKNISKKWTMPIHNWGPAFSQLYIKFGDRILQENKGF; translated from the coding sequence ATGGCAACACAAGAAGACTTTGATTTCGAAAGCTTCAAAAAGGAAGCTATAGCTGGCTTATATGCCGGCAAGAAAATGACTGGCACGGATGGGGTACTAGCCCCGATGATGAAACACTTTCTGGAATCTATGATGACCGGAGAGCTGGAGCACCACATTTCAGAAAGTAAGCTAGCCGGTCAGTCCAACCGTAAGAACGGGAAAAGTAAGAAGACGGTTCGCAGCTTGAGCTCGGGAGAGTTTGAATTGGAAACCGGTCGGGACCGCCTGGGCACTTTTGACCCTAAGGTTGTCCCCAAACGCCAACTGATCATTACAGAAGAACTGGAAGGCAACATCCTCTCGATGTATGCAATGGGGATGAGTACGCGTGCTATGCGTGATTATATCCAGGAAATGTACGCCATGGATATTTCTGCAGCTGAGATCTCACGCATTACTGACAGCGTACTACCAGCCGTGCAGGAATGGCGCAACAGACCCTTAGAGGCAGTTTACCCCTTTGTCTTCCTGGATTGCATGTTCTTTAAGGTCAGGGTAAATGGTGTAGTGGAAACCCGTGCGATCTACAATATCCTGGGTGTGGATATTGAAGGCAAAAAAGATGTTTTGGGGCTTTATACGGCTGAAAACGAAGGCGCCAAATTCTGGCTTTCGGTACTCACTGATCTAAAAACGCGTGGTGTTGAAGATATCCTGATCGCCTGCATTGATGGACTAAAGGGCTTCCCTGAAGCTGTAGAGGCTGTCTTTCCAAAGACCAGGGTACAGCTTTGCATTGTTCACCAGATCCGCTGTTCTATGCGCTATGTTCCTGAGAAAGATAAAAAGGCAGTAATGGCCGATATGAAGCCAATCTATCAGGCGAATAATGAACAGCTGGGATATGAAAAATTGCTGGAGTTCGAAGAGAAATGGGGGACGAAATATCCCCTGAGTTGTAAGTCCTGGCTGGACAACTGGGTAAACCTTTCTGCATTCTTTGAATACGATCAAGGGATCCGTAAGATTATTTACACCACCAATCCGATTGAGGGCGTACACCGCCAAATCCGCAAAATCACCAAGACCAAGGGGGCTTTTTCTTCTGAGCAGGCACTGATGAAACTCATGTACCTGGTCATCAAAAACATCAGTAAGAAATGGACGATGCCAATCCATAATTGGGGACCGGCATTTTCACAACTTTATATTAAATTTGGTGACAGAATTCTTCAAGAGAATAAAGGATTCTGA